One stretch of Flavobacteriales bacterium DNA includes these proteins:
- a CDS encoding T9SS type A sorting domain-containing protein: MRKMITLIALLSIGIANAQVIPTQRIFEWNKAGLKTEVNFNDTVFLSDYGAVGDGVTLNDQAFQQALNAVNNPPTVVIIPNGNFYLTDPLVLPSNVLLKGQGANHTVLTFKLDSNETDLISMSGSVSSNALNLSANAATFDDKIVLNTNGNTGLNSGDYIQLLKNDSNLITSSWSLNTVGQIVEIDSLNGDSLFLNSKIRTNYPLIKSPYIKKITPIKNAGLECLKIVRKDTQTVHCANVRFNYAINCWVKGIESENCNYSHINLIRSSNIYVADSYFHHAFDYGGGGAGYGVVAMYASGECLVENNIFEHLRHSMLLQGGSNGNVFGYNYSLDPFWTGVALPSNSAGDMVLHGNYVYANLFEGNIGQNIVIDDSHGANGPYNMFFRNRANLYGIFMNNGVPTDSCSFVGNEITNTTTFLGNYLLFGNGHFEYGNNVKGVIKPVGTNSMFPTSLYLAQQPDFLSAAQFPFCGAPAVYNVEDIPSKQRYDTPVKTVCKSNQHLAINNFSEKKLSIYPNPSASIVNFDHPTSITIYNQLGVKVFNTQEKLNFIDLSSYKKGVYLVKTDFGFQKLILK; this comes from the coding sequence ATGAGAAAAATGATTACCCTAATTGCATTGTTATCCATTGGGATAGCAAATGCTCAAGTTATACCAACCCAAAGAATATTTGAATGGAATAAAGCTGGGTTGAAAACCGAAGTAAATTTTAATGATACAGTATTCTTATCCGATTATGGTGCAGTTGGAGATGGTGTTACACTCAATGACCAGGCTTTTCAACAAGCATTAAATGCGGTAAATAATCCACCAACTGTAGTGATTATCCCTAATGGTAACTTTTACCTTACAGACCCTTTAGTGTTACCATCTAATGTATTGTTAAAAGGACAGGGGGCTAACCATACTGTACTTACTTTTAAGCTTGATTCTAATGAAACTGATTTGATCTCGATGAGCGGTAGTGTTAGTTCAAATGCACTCAATTTGTCTGCAAATGCAGCAACTTTCGACGATAAAATCGTTTTAAATACTAATGGAAATACAGGTTTAAACAGTGGAGATTATATCCAGCTACTTAAAAATGATTCCAATTTGATTACAAGTAGTTGGTCTTTAAATACTGTAGGGCAAATTGTGGAAATAGATAGTCTAAATGGTGACTCTTTGTTTTTGAATAGTAAAATCAGAACGAATTATCCCTTGATAAAGTCGCCCTATATAAAAAAAATTACCCCTATAAAAAATGCAGGACTTGAATGCTTAAAAATAGTCAGAAAAGATACCCAAACGGTACATTGTGCAAATGTCCGATTCAACTACGCAATCAATTGTTGGGTAAAAGGGATCGAAAGCGAAAACTGTAATTATTCACATATTAATTTGATTCGTTCTTCAAATATCTACGTTGCAGATTCATATTTTCATCATGCATTTGATTATGGAGGTGGAGGAGCAGGATATGGAGTGGTAGCCATGTATGCATCAGGAGAATGTTTAGTAGAAAATAATATTTTTGAGCACCTCAGACACAGTATGCTTCTACAAGGAGGAAGCAATGGAAATGTGTTTGGTTATAATTATTCTTTAGATCCTTTTTGGACAGGTGTCGCTTTACCTAGCAACTCGGCAGGTGATATGGTTTTGCATGGAAATTATGTGTATGCTAATTTATTTGAAGGAAATATAGGGCAAAACATCGTGATTGATGATTCGCATGGAGCTAATGGACCTTATAATATGTTTTTTAGGAATCGGGCAAACCTTTATGGTATTTTTATGAATAATGGAGTCCCAACTGATAGTTGTAGTTTTGTAGGGAACGAAATCACCAATACAACAACATTTCTAGGTAATTATTTGTTGTTTGGTAATGGCCATTTTGAGTACGGAAATAACGTGAAAGGGGTAATAAAACCCGTTGGAACAAATTCGATGTTTCCTACATCATTGTATTTAGCTCAACAACCAGACTTTTTATCTGCTGCACAATTCCCTTTTTGTGGTGCACCAGCAGTTTATAATGTCGAGGATATTCCAAGTAAACAACGTTATGATACTCCAGTAAAAACAGTTTGTAAAAGCAACCAACATCTTGCAATTAACAATTTTTCAGAAAAGAAATTAAGTATTTATCCTAATCCCTCAGCATCAATTGTTAATTTTGACCATCCAACAAGTATCACAATATATAACCAGCTGGGAGTAAAGGTCTTTAATACACAGGAGAAACTCAATTTTATTGATTTATCAAGCTATAAAAAAGGAGTTTACCTAGTCAAAACAGATTTTGGTTTCCAAAAATTAATCCTAAAATGA
- a CDS encoding class I SAM-dependent methyltransferase produces the protein MKKEDPLGNACLTFMEGVRGEEIEVFCSITEQDVIPVDYLFRAYDEMPKVEQIALSLCKGTVLDVGAGAGSHALWLQDKGIETYALDVSEGAAEAMKKQGVKEVVCSNFYTLEEHKKFDTLLFLMNGIGIAGTLEGLPEFFNKCLRLLKDGGQILLDSTDLIYLIEGEDYSEENEGYLGEVAYQMKYKNSETGWFNWLYIDQEKLKDVCNKMNLNMEVIIEANYNFLVKITR, from the coding sequence ATGAAAAAAGAAGACCCTTTAGGTAATGCATGTCTAACTTTTATGGAGGGAGTTAGAGGAGAAGAAATAGAAGTGTTTTGTTCTATTACAGAACAAGATGTGATCCCCGTTGATTATTTGTTTAGAGCCTATGATGAAATGCCTAAGGTTGAGCAAATAGCTTTAAGTCTTTGTAAGGGAACCGTTTTAGATGTAGGAGCTGGAGCTGGTAGCCATGCGCTTTGGTTGCAAGATAAAGGAATAGAAACCTATGCTTTAGATGTCTCTGAAGGAGCAGCTGAAGCCATGAAAAAGCAAGGGGTTAAAGAGGTGGTTTGTTCTAACTTTTATACCTTAGAAGAGCATAAAAAGTTTGATACCTTATTGTTTTTGATGAATGGAATAGGAATCGCAGGAACCTTAGAAGGTTTGCCCGAATTTTTTAATAAATGTTTGAGGCTACTAAAAGATGGTGGGCAAATATTATTAGATTCTACCGATTTAATCTATTTAATTGAAGGGGAAGATTATAGTGAAGAAAACGAGGGATATTTGGGAGAAGTAGCCTATCAAATGAAATATAAAAATTCTGAAACAGGCTGGTTCAACTGGTTGTATATTGATCAAGAAAAGTTAAAAGATGTATGCAATAAAATGAACTTAAACATGGAAGTAATAATAGAAGCAAATTATAATTTTTTAGTAAAAATAACACGTTAA
- a CDS encoding DUF1987 domain-containing protein yields MEALKLELTENTPKIVLDHTTHALEFEGDSRPEDVQKFFQPVMNWLNDYESYVQSAGDVTLNANFKLEYFNSSSAKYIMDIILKLGKIAEPGNVTLNINWHYDEMDEDMLDAGEEFEDMLDVEFNFVEIPD; encoded by the coding sequence ATGGAAGCATTAAAACTAGAATTAACGGAGAATACTCCAAAAATAGTATTAGATCATACAACACATGCATTAGAATTTGAAGGAGATTCAAGACCTGAAGATGTTCAGAAGTTTTTTCAGCCTGTAATGAATTGGTTGAATGATTATGAGAGCTATGTTCAATCGGCTGGAGATGTTACCTTAAATGCAAATTTTAAATTAGAGTATTTTAACTCTTCATCAGCGAAGTATATCATGGATATTATCTTAAAATTAGGAAAAATAGCTGAGCCTGGGAATGTAACCTTAAACATTAACTGGCACTATGATGAAATGGATGAAGATATGTTAGATGCTGGAGAAGAATTTGAAGATATGTTAGATGTGGAATTTAATTTTGTTGAAATACCAGATTAA
- a CDS encoding SiaB family protein kinase, translated as MGIQEVFLLDKPLGRKKRMKAQSILDIFNLMTNGKVIYVFHGEFNYKLVNTLLTDIKKELSLYQDKKRAAKKTYKVLVECLENVHRHTSKPTIEDEHLNEGVFTLLQEEAGFSVVVGNVVKSSDVEPIKARIEEVNAMNAEMLKLRYREMIKEATISDKGGAGLGLIDMAMKSGSQLQYNFDKHIKDKHFFTLRVDILA; from the coding sequence TTGGGAATTCAGGAAGTGTTTTTACTAGATAAACCTTTAGGAAGAAAAAAAAGAATGAAAGCACAGAGTATATTAGATATTTTTAATTTGATGACCAATGGGAAAGTTATTTATGTTTTCCATGGGGAGTTTAATTATAAACTAGTAAATACTTTGTTGACTGATATAAAGAAAGAACTTTCTTTATATCAAGATAAAAAAAGGGCTGCAAAAAAAACATACAAAGTACTTGTAGAGTGCTTAGAAAATGTACATAGACATACTAGCAAACCAACGATAGAAGACGAGCATTTAAATGAAGGAGTTTTTACCCTTTTACAAGAAGAAGCGGGCTTTTCTGTAGTAGTAGGAAATGTAGTTAAATCTTCAGATGTAGAGCCTATTAAAGCTCGTATAGAAGAAGTTAATGCTATGAATGCTGAGATGTTAAAACTCAGGTATAGAGAGATGATAAAAGAAGCTACTATATCAGATAAAGGTGGTGCAGGATTAGGATTGATCGATATGGCGATGAAGTCTGGGAGTCAATTACAATATAATTTTGATAAACATATAAAAGACAAACATTTTTTTACTCTTAGAGTAGACATACTTGCATAA
- a CDS encoding universal stress protein: protein MSTKPILVPTDFTEVAHTAINHAVELAKTINTSVVILHVVKGESEIHSANEKLEEELKLAKSIEGDVEVSKLVKVGNIFDDIGDAANEVNASLIVMGTHGASGWQRITGSNALKVITNSTVPFVVVQKQVMKESGYDCIIAPLDLHNETKQKLEVVADMAQYFDSEVHIVTPKETDEFLIHKLNGNIAWAKKYLKERGVRNTTHISKKKGDFVEQMLEVANEVDADLISIMNLQKNSLIGMLSNYEQEIITNKSQIPVLCVNPVYIGNSGSVFTR from the coding sequence ATGAGTACAAAACCAATTTTAGTACCAACAGATTTCACTGAAGTTGCTCATACAGCTATAAATCATGCTGTTGAATTGGCAAAGACAATCAATACTTCGGTTGTAATATTACATGTGGTGAAGGGGGAGTCTGAAATTCATTCAGCTAATGAAAAATTAGAAGAAGAATTGAAGTTAGCGAAAAGCATTGAAGGAGATGTAGAAGTTTCGAAACTGGTAAAAGTTGGAAATATATTTGATGATATTGGAGATGCTGCCAATGAAGTGAATGCTTCATTAATTGTTATGGGAACTCATGGAGCTAGTGGATGGCAAAGAATTACAGGTAGTAATGCACTAAAAGTAATCACCAATTCAACTGTGCCTTTTGTGGTTGTTCAGAAGCAAGTGATGAAAGAATCTGGATATGATTGTATTATTGCTCCATTAGATTTGCATAATGAAACAAAGCAAAAGTTAGAGGTTGTTGCTGATATGGCGCAATACTTTGATTCGGAAGTTCATATTGTAACACCTAAAGAGACGGATGAATTTTTAATTCACAAGTTAAATGGAAATATTGCTTGGGCTAAAAAATATCTTAAAGAGAGAGGAGTAAGAAATACTACTCATATTTCGAAGAAAAAAGGAGATTTTGTAGAGCAAATGTTAGAGGTTGCAAATGAGGTAGATGCAGATTTGATTTCTATTATGAATTTACAAAAGAACTCTTTAATTGGAATGTTGAGTAATTATGAACAAGAAATAATTACGAACAAGAGCCAAATTCCTGTGCTTTGTGTAAACCCTGTTTATATTGGGAATTCAGGAAGTGTTTTTACTAGATAA
- a CDS encoding AtpZ/AtpI family protein — protein MKSTNKYLKFTSVAFQMIFIIGGGALLGIYLDGEEGKLYTILFSLLGVFVGMYLVIKEAINMMKK, from the coding sequence ATGAAGAGCACCAATAAATACTTAAAATTTACTTCTGTAGCTTTTCAAATGATCTTCATTATAGGAGGAGGAGCTTTGTTAGGAATCTATCTTGATGGAGAGGAGGGGAAATTATATACTATTTTGTTTTCCTTATTAGGTGTTTTTGTTGGAATGTATTTGGTGATCAAAGAAGCCATTAACATGATGAAGAAATAA
- a CDS encoding polymer-forming cytoskeletal protein produces the protein MGNLNSPERLNRIVEGTSIEGSISSESNIRIDGEVKGTITTKGRLVVGVSGVIKGDVVCQNAEIEGHVKGSMKVGELLSLKSTAKVEGDVITGKLAIEPGAIFAVTCSMGGVSPSKKSIENKERKEEEVVA, from the coding sequence ATGGGTAATTTAAATTCTCCAGAAAGATTAAATAGAATAGTTGAAGGGACAAGTATTGAAGGGAGTATTTCTTCTGAGAGCAATATTAGAATAGATGGAGAGGTAAAAGGTACGATTACCACCAAAGGGAGGTTAGTTGTAGGTGTATCTGGAGTTATTAAAGGCGATGTTGTTTGTCAGAATGCTGAGATAGAAGGTCATGTAAAAGGATCAATGAAAGTAGGGGAGTTACTTTCTTTAAAGTCAACAGCAAAAGTAGAGGGAGACGTCATAACAGGTAAACTAGCGATTGAGCCAGGAGCAATTTTTGCTGTAACTTGTAGTATGGGTGGAGTTTCGCCATCTAAAAAATCTATAGAAAATAAAGAAAGAAAAGAAGAGGAAGTTGTCGCTTAA
- a CDS encoding PKD domain-containing protein, producing the protein MKCLVSAILLFFLMINVALAQCTQATGTVVITEPGCDGNSGQIEVLASGGTGPYEYGIGGWNTQTSNIFTGLSAGTYNVRILTADNCESWIYGVTLNYTPMEFSGSIVQQTCYDYVAGSVNIIPSRGVAPYTYSSDGGATYNSINFFQQLDVGSYSYKIKDANGCVEDASFTITKSHIDPSVVTTPVQCSGIMGTAVVTFGGPDNYTFSIDNNVSIQTATGTYSYTQLTPGNYQLQCSDINGCNETVDFVVGDENIASSITGVTHETCNDTNGVFTITTSNGVGPYQYSIDEGLTFVGTNQFTNLDEGVYQTKVIDSRGCESADTIIITNTGGVVATINQDTTICSGDGAVLEVNATGEQLSFNWDNGLSNDSIHSLSPVVTTQYNVAVTDVYGCTEALNVTIEVNDYPSLTTSVSAIDLCRGDSIAISSSGATTYLWSNGDTVANTIVNTPFGADSIIAYGYNGNCEVSISIPVVEHSIDASITDTQHVCIGNSTTLYVNSVTPVLYEWSNGTATASSQTVFPNTDTYYEVVLTDAYGCKDTLGTMVVVDEDVNLAVSPTTIEVCLGEEFMLEASGATDYLWSDGQTISLVNHTATANEVISVTGINGECSNRIDVPVTVLPLPVVDISANASSINTGDGIQFGVGASNASSYTWDFGDGTTANYSIPYHEFLFPGAYYVTLTGTVGHCSTVDTLLVYVGFMGKETFDQEVVTVYPNPTSDKITINIPSSVVYQVNIYNAGGKLMNSFYNETGETIISIEDYPTGVYYLEVQSEQKKIVKVIGKQ; encoded by the coding sequence ATGAAGTGTTTAGTAAGTGCCATATTGCTGTTTTTTTTGATGATTAATGTAGCTTTAGCTCAATGTACACAAGCTACAGGTACTGTTGTGATAACCGAACCTGGTTGTGATGGGAATTCAGGACAAATAGAAGTGTTGGCATCAGGAGGAACAGGACCTTATGAATATGGAATTGGAGGTTGGAATACACAAACAAGTAATATTTTTACAGGACTTTCTGCAGGAACGTATAATGTAAGAATTCTAACAGCAGATAATTGTGAAAGTTGGATTTATGGTGTTACACTGAATTATACTCCAATGGAATTTTCAGGTTCAATTGTTCAACAAACTTGCTATGACTATGTGGCAGGGTCAGTCAATATTATACCATCAAGAGGTGTGGCACCCTATACCTATAGCAGCGATGGTGGAGCTACTTATAATTCGATTAACTTTTTTCAGCAGTTAGATGTAGGTTCATATTCTTATAAAATAAAAGATGCCAATGGATGTGTCGAAGATGCTAGTTTTACCATCACAAAATCACATATAGACCCCTCAGTAGTGACTACACCTGTTCAATGTTCAGGGATCATGGGGACTGCTGTGGTTACATTTGGTGGGCCAGATAATTATACTTTTTCAATAGATAATAATGTAAGTATCCAAACAGCAACAGGAACTTATTCATATACTCAGCTAACACCAGGGAATTATCAATTACAATGTAGCGACATTAATGGATGTAACGAAACGGTAGATTTTGTTGTGGGAGATGAGAATATAGCTTCTTCAATTACAGGAGTGACACACGAAACCTGTAACGATACGAATGGAGTGTTTACAATAACGACAAGTAATGGAGTAGGTCCTTATCAATATAGTATTGATGAAGGACTCACTTTTGTAGGAACCAATCAATTTACCAATTTAGATGAGGGAGTATATCAAACAAAAGTAATTGATAGCAGAGGTTGCGAATCTGCCGATACAATTATAATTACCAATACAGGAGGTGTTGTTGCTACGATTAATCAAGATACAACAATATGTAGTGGGGATGGAGCGGTATTAGAAGTTAATGCAACAGGAGAGCAATTAAGTTTTAATTGGGATAATGGATTGTCCAATGATTCTATTCATAGTCTTTCTCCAGTTGTTACAACTCAATATAATGTAGCTGTAACCGATGTGTATGGTTGTACAGAAGCTTTAAATGTAACGATTGAAGTAAATGATTATCCTAGTTTGACAACATCTGTAAGTGCTATCGATTTGTGTAGGGGAGATTCAATAGCAATTAGTTCATCAGGAGCAACAACATATTTATGGAGCAACGGAGATACAGTAGCCAATACTATTGTGAATACACCTTTTGGGGCGGATTCAATCATCGCTTATGGATATAATGGGAATTGTGAGGTAAGTATTTCAATACCAGTTGTCGAGCATTCAATAGATGCGTCAATTACAGACACGCAACATGTTTGTATAGGAAATTCCACAACCTTATATGTGAATAGTGTGACTCCAGTTCTATATGAGTGGAGCAATGGAACAGCTACAGCATCCAGTCAAACTGTGTTTCCCAATACAGATACATATTATGAAGTCGTTTTAACAGATGCTTATGGTTGTAAGGATACATTGGGAACAATGGTTGTCGTTGATGAAGATGTTAACTTGGCTGTTTCGCCAACAACAATTGAAGTTTGTTTAGGCGAGGAGTTTATGTTGGAAGCAAGTGGAGCAACAGACTATCTATGGAGTGATGGCCAAACAATATCACTGGTTAATCATACAGCAACAGCAAACGAAGTGATTTCTGTTACAGGAATAAATGGAGAATGCAGCAATAGGATTGACGTTCCAGTAACAGTTCTTCCATTACCTGTAGTTGATATTTCTGCTAATGCATCTTCAATCAATACAGGAGATGGTATTCAGTTTGGTGTAGGGGCTTCCAATGCTTCAAGTTACACTTGGGACTTTGGAGATGGTACAACTGCTAATTATAGTATTCCATATCATGAATTTTTATTTCCTGGGGCGTATTATGTAACGTTAACAGGTACTGTTGGTCATTGTTCAACAGTTGATACGCTTTTAGTATACGTCGGTTTTATGGGAAAAGAAACTTTTGATCAAGAAGTTGTTACAGTTTATCCCAACCCAACATCCGATAAGATAACGATTAATATTCCTAGTTCAGTTGTTTATCAAGTTAACATATACAATGCTGGTGGAAAGTTAATGAATAGCTTTTACAATGAAACAGGAGAAACGATCATCTCTATAGAAGATTATCCTACAGGAGTTTATTATTTAGAAGTTCAGTCAGAACAAAAGAAAATAGTTAAAGTGATAGGCAAACAATAA